One Solanum pennellii chromosome 10, SPENNV200 genomic region harbors:
- the LOC107032745 gene encoding protein FANTASTIC FOUR 1-like — protein MSCTESLGLESFDERTINDENKKNIENLNDHGVKSSTSFPNCNKTISVKKKENKSFPPPLSSLNQDGKPIFSLKPTRKDGKLELNEVKMDIPSSIVVTSRQRGRLRLNLIPEQEGEDNDNDNNNDDHEDVM, from the coding sequence ATGTCTTGTACAGAGAGTTTAGGATTAGAGAGCTTTGATGAGAGAAcaataaatgatgaaaataagaagaatattgaaaatttaaatgatcatgGTGTTAAATCATCTACCTCTTTCCCTAATTGTAACAAAACAATTAGTgtcaagaaaaaagaaaataaatcatttcCACCACCATTATCATCGTTAAACCAAGATGGAAAACCCATTTTCTCCCTAAAACCAACTAGAAAAGATGGAAAATTAGAGCTTAATGAGGTGAAAATGGATATTCCGTCATCGATCGTCGTTACTTCTCGTCAACGAGGCCGGTTGAGATTGAATCTCATTCCCGAACAAGAAGGAGAAGATAATGACAATGATAATAATAACGATGATCATGAAGATGTTATGTAG